One Nitrospiria bacterium DNA segment encodes these proteins:
- a CDS encoding 5-formyltetrahydrofolate cyclo-ligase, which yields MRKKMRQTRDQTPPHLRAEWSQRIKNWLFDLASFQQAHRIHLFLSFQSEVQTLLWLEDFFALRKKIVVPVMGDGEERLLLAEIQNPDSPMVPNRFGILEPPQGTFKSIPPESIEFFLLPGLAFDRRGGRLGYGRGHYDRLLEGLPSHIKKAGLAFGFQIASHIPQMPGDVLMDFVITENGCITCQKD from the coding sequence CTGCGAAAGAAAATGAGACAAACGCGGGATCAAACACCTCCCCATCTTCGAGCCGAATGGAGCCAGCGAATAAAAAATTGGTTGTTTGACCTTGCTTCATTTCAACAAGCACACAGAATTCATTTATTCCTATCCTTTCAGAGTGAAGTTCAAACGCTTCTTTGGCTGGAAGACTTTTTTGCACTTAGGAAAAAAATTGTTGTCCCGGTGATGGGTGATGGTGAGGAAAGGCTATTATTGGCAGAGATCCAAAATCCAGATTCCCCCATGGTCCCCAACCGCTTTGGAATTTTGGAGCCACCCCAGGGAACATTCAAATCCATACCCCCTGAATCAATAGAATTCTTTTTGCTTCCCGGATTGGCCTTTGACCGGAGGGGAGGCAGGCTGGGTTATGGAAGAGGTCATTATGACCGTCTACTGGAAGGGCTCCCTTCACATATTAAAAAAGCGGGGTTGGCTTTTGGATTTCAAATCGCTTCACACATTCCCCAAATGCCGGGGGATGTTTTGATGGATTTTGTGATTACCGAAAACGGTTGTATCACCTGTCAGAAGGATTAA
- the folD gene encoding bifunctional methylenetetrahydrofolate dehydrogenase/methenyltetrahydrofolate cyclohydrolase FolD has protein sequence MGAVIIDGKTIAQKVKDEIKGEVQKLRQGLQPGLAAILVGDNPSSAIYVRNKRKACEAAGIYSEEHHLETHTSQEKLLELIDALNHNHRIHGILVQLPLPKQINAESVLERVSPDKDVDGFHWVNLGKLFAGFPSFIPCTPFGILKMLQYHDIQIQGKHAVIVGRSNIVGKPVGMLLLQQHATVTICHSKTEDLPSICRQGDILIAAVGRAKMITGDMVKPGAAVIDVGINRLDSGKLVGDVDFESVSQTAGWISPVPGGVGPMTIAMLLYNTVSSAKRTLKN, from the coding sequence ATGGGTGCAGTTATCATAGATGGCAAGACCATCGCACAAAAGGTAAAAGATGAAATAAAGGGGGAGGTTCAAAAACTCCGCCAAGGACTTCAACCAGGGTTGGCGGCTATTCTGGTTGGGGATAATCCCTCCTCGGCCATTTATGTTCGAAACAAACGGAAAGCTTGCGAGGCTGCCGGAATTTATTCCGAGGAACATCATCTGGAAACCCATACTTCTCAGGAAAAACTCTTGGAGTTAATTGATGCACTAAATCATAATCACCGAATTCACGGCATTTTGGTCCAACTCCCCCTTCCCAAACAGATCAACGCAGAATCGGTTTTGGAACGGGTTTCTCCGGATAAGGATGTGGATGGATTTCATTGGGTGAATTTAGGGAAACTTTTTGCAGGTTTTCCATCTTTTATTCCCTGCACACCCTTTGGCATTCTTAAAATGCTGCAATATCACGATATTCAGATCCAGGGAAAACATGCAGTCATCGTAGGTCGAAGCAACATTGTGGGAAAACCGGTGGGAATGCTGCTGCTTCAACAACATGCCACGGTGACCATCTGCCACTCCAAGACCGAGGATCTTCCTTCCATATGCAGACAAGGGGATATACTCATTGCGGCGGTGGGAAGAGCAAAAATGATTACCGGAGATATGGTGAAACCGGGGGCGGCGGTGATTGATGTGGGTATTAATCGGCTAGATTCCGGAAAACTGGTTGGAGATGTGGATTTTGAAAGTGTGTCTCAAACAGCGGGCTGGATTTCCCCCGTTCCGGGAGGGGTTGGGCCCATGACCATTGCCATGCTATTATACAATACGGTTTCCTCCGCTAAAAGAACGTTGAAGAATTAA